One window of the Zea mays cultivar B73 chromosome 3, Zm-B73-REFERENCE-NAM-5.0, whole genome shotgun sequence genome contains the following:
- the LOC103649870 gene encoding pectin acetylesterase 5, translating into MATELRSPLLPPPPPQRRLSPRAAAWAALAVSATVLLLPFLIGSTTRTTSSSSTRHPRPRSSPPSNPVELTLLTGARDKGAVCLDGSPPGYHLQAGSGAGSGSWLIHLMGGGWCDTVRSCSDRRTTYLGSSLFMQKVMDFTGILSNDPAQNPDFYSWNRVFVRYCDGASFSGDSQREAGPGNGTLFFRGLRIWEAVLDELMHKGLAHSKQALLTGCSAGGLATLLHCDDFRARFPPEVPVKCLSDAGFFVDAKDLSGQRSMRSVYSGVVHLQNVTKVLPKDCLLANKDDPTQCFFPAELIKSISTPTLIVNSAYDSWQVRFVVAPDSSSPDESWRGCRDDVRRCNSSQIQVLNAFRKTMVDDLVEAADGTNSSWFIDSCFTHCQTIFDTSGWNSAAAPRIGNKTLTEVIGDWYFGRSPSPVVRQVGCEYPCNPTCNSQPPVAGFYNKALPPRQQANILVLG; encoded by the exons ATGGCCACCGAACTCCGGTCGCCGCTCCTCCCGCCGCCACCGCCACAGCGCCGACTAAGCCCGCGGGCAGCCGCGTGGGCGGCGCTCGCCGTCTCGGCGACGGTCCTGCTCCTCCCCTTCCTGATCGGCAGCACCACCAggaccaccagcagcagcagcacgagACACCCTCGGCCCCGATCCTCCCCACCATCCAACCCCGTGGAGCTGACCCTCCTGACCGGCGCCCGCGACAAGGGCGCGGTGTGCCTGGACGGGAGCCCCCCGGGCTACCACCTGCAGGCGGGGTCCGGCGCCGGGTCCGGCAGCTGGCTCATCCATCTCATGGGGGGCGGCTGGTGCGACACCGTCCGCAGCTGCTCCGACCGCAGGACGACCTACCTCGGCTCGTCCCTCTTCATGCAGAAAGTCATGGACTTCACTGGCATTCTCAGCAACGACCCGGCACAGAATCCTG ATTTCTACAGCTGGAACAGAGTGTTCGTTAGGTACTGCGACGGGGCATCGTTTTCGGGGGATTCCCAGCGCGAGGCTGGGCCTGGGAACGGCACGCTCTTCTTCAGAGGCCTGCGCATCTGGGAGGCAGTCCTCGACGAGCTCATGCACAAGGGCCTCGCGCATTCCAAACAG GCCTTGCTCACAGGTTGTTCCGCTGGTGGTCTGGCCACGCTGCTGCACTGCGACGATTTTCGCGCACGGTTTCCCCCTGAGGTTCCTGTGAAATGCCTCTCCGATGCCGGGTTCTTTGTTGACGC GAAGGATTTGTCAGGGCAGCGCTCCATGCGTTCTGTGTACAGCGGAGTTGTTCATCTTCAG AACGTTACTAAAGTTTTGCCCAAGGACTGCCTCCTCGCAAACAAGGACGATCCCACGCAG TGTTTCTTCCCGGCGGAGCTTATTAAGAGCATCAGCACGCCCACGTTGATCGTAAACTCTGCTTACGACTCTTGGCAG GTACGGTTTGTTGTTGCGCCAGACAGCTCGTCTCCCGACGAGTCATGGCGCGGCTGCAGAGACGACGTTCGCAGATGCAATTCCTCCCAGATCCAAGTCCTCAATG CATTTAGGAAGACGATGGTAGATGACCTCGTCGAGGCTGCCGACGGCACCAACAGCAGCTGGTTCATCGACTCTTGCTTCACACATTGTCAGACTATCTTCGACACCTCAGGATGGAACTCAGCGGCCGCGCCGAGGATCGGAAACAAG ACACTGACGGAGGTGATCGGGGACTGGTACTTTGGTAGGAGCCCGAGCCCGGTGGTGAGGCAGGTTGGCTGCGAGTATCCATGCAACCCTACATGCAACAGTCAGCCACCAGTTGCTGGCTTCTACAACAAAGCTCTGCCGCCGCGTCAACAAGCAAACATTCTTGTATTGGGGTGA